Within Haematobia irritans isolate KBUSLIRL chromosome 2, ASM5000362v1, whole genome shotgun sequence, the genomic segment aaagatttctatagaaataaaattttgaagaaaaaaaggtCTGTAgatgtaaaaatttgaaaaaattttctatagaaacaaaattttgtcaaaattttctatagaaataacattttgtcaaaattttctatagaaataaaattttgacaaaattttctatagaaactaaatttaaaaaaaatgtatagaaattaaattttgacaaaattttctacagaaataaaatattgtcaaatttgtctataaattcaataaataaattttaattttcgtgtttctatagaaataaaattttgatcaaattttctatagtaataaaattttgacaaaattttctatcgaaataaaatttggacaaaattttctattgaaacaaaattttgacaaaattttctatagaaataaaatttgtcaaaattttctatagaaataaaattttgacaaaattttctatagaaattaaattaaaaaaaaaatgtatagaaattaaattttgacaatattttctacagaaataaaatattgtcaaaattgtctataaattcaataaataaattttaattttcgtgttggatcatactatcaaaatccactgtaagttctccctttttgtacAAATAGTTactttcccttgttggtgcGGGTTAAAATCGTTATAAcatttaaaatacgacacatttGCAATTCAAAGAATATTTATACACCCTCGCTAATAGCAAAGGTCAAAATATatgatattgcaaatactgaaataaactaaaataaagttttaaaacatttctttcgaagaaaataaatttcatactaaccaccaaaaatttgatcataaaaattttttaaatttggtagatgttgggaaaaattttcattgattcgattaaaaatttataattgatgttgatggaaaaactcaattaattttttaattaaaaatttaactattttcaattaccttcttagctgactttgtgtttttaagttggttaaaaatttgattgtttgaaattttattttattttatttttttatttaaaagttgaaaacatttcatcacttgttttaactgacttagtattTCGAGTTTGAttcaaaagttaattgtatcaattaatttttaattaaaaatttaaaaatgttcaattattgatttaattaacttaatgtttaaaaagctaattttatcagtaatttattaattgaaacatttttcaacttcatcaatatttggaaatattttgtgatattttttctgtgtatacttaTGGggcctgagaccaatatttcgaaggtagtgaagggtataaaaatactggcaatactGATTAGCTATATATGTTATAACAGTCCACATGGAAGCTAGACGGTGACCACTTacggcaaaattaaaaaaaaaaaaaaaacatattaatcgTGATAACTTCTTCGTATTATTTATCTATACCCATACTACAGTGACTAACAGATCCCTAACAGATTGGAAGAGGTTGAACTGAAACAGTTGAAATTTTAATCgattcaattacttttttttaatcaaaagaaaaatcaatcacatagTTGAATGAAGTTTAATTGAATCGGCAGTTTCAATTAGTTTCGTTGCAATATTTTCTGTGAAGTCAAACAACGAttactttttttgtaaactgATCCCATAGCCATTTATTTTCTTCGATCCTGTCTGATCGTGGCTAAAAACTGTTTTCAAAATACGCCATTTCCGAATTTTGAACATCAttcgattttttctttaattctgAATTTCAAAATGCATACTCTGTAGAACCAAAATGAAAGCCATCAATCATCAAACAATATGACATCCATTCAGGAGCCACAACAGCAAAACCATCAACAATTTCAGCATCATCCCAATACTGAAGAACACTTATCTCAACCTATACTGTCGGGGACAACAAATCAAACGCCTTCTCACTTTAATGCGGCACAAATACGTTCCTCAGATGGTACTGGGTCAAAGTTGACAGATGAACAATTAAATGTAAATTAACCACATATTTTTTCGTAATTAATCgacataaatataatttaattattattttgcatCCAAAATATTAATCTAGTGCTCAGTTCAAGGAAATCACAATCAACATCATCCCGTATACCAACACTCTATACCTGAACCTAAGATGTGCACAACTTGCCCCAATTGTCAAACTACCATTTATTTAATGCCAGTCCAAACGTTTGGACAAATTCAACAAATCCCCAATCAGGTGCCATGCAATGAAAGCGTTCAGCAAAATTCTTCACATGAGTCCGgagatcaaaataaaattcagaattGATTCATTTTATATTACACAATAACaaggaattttgttaaattattgatcaaattatttgttatatttgaaatatttttttgtaaacaattcaaaattatagaaaacgatataaatataaatgcaaataaacttctttagcggtaaaaaaaataataaaatgtttgaaactatAATGACCATGACTCATTTAGATAATAAGAGAATTCTTGGTCttcgggagccactgtggtacaATGTTTGGCATGTCCGCCTAGCATAAACagcgtcgtgggttcaaacccagggggctaatcacggcattcgatatcgaattcataatcgtatcgaaaaaattgtcgatacgattaaaagtttggatcacggcattcgatcgaaatttgatgcaatttctctagcATTGCCAACTGCAAAacacgaagcagaacaaaatgaaatgacaaaattaagttagcggcacaaaatagaatgtagaaaaacacatttttttgaagatttcaaagtaAAGTAAATTGtaatgcattatatcttatggacccatatctctttttacattcctccgaattccttcctaattggaggatgagatgaatataaaataattcggcgacaaataaggaataaaagggcacattgttattggtgtaagtacatgggtttgaaatggtgtgcactgttcGAATGTCAACTTTTtgcaggctcaatggacgattttGGCTGCCGAAGGAGGCgttgaaatagaaaataatttttggtggcatgtcaacgtcaattctatCGCTTTACcattgtctgccgtcttaaaGCATTTTTCCAGTGGAAGCCTTCatcattcactattcttacaaggtggtccagaagcgttatgttgtcacggaatggtacggtagttggttgatcacaatctcttggatatcgatctagcatgtgcactttatatatggttctttgccaagctaggatgctcgctcccgaactcgactatgaccaattttttgttaacatttattagagttgcattagtcctaaatattaaaaatatgtttattatatgtaaatttacaaCAAATTAGCAACAATTCGAACAAAAACTAATATAAACAAGTGAAACAttttttacgattgcaatttaccaatcgaaaaaattgtcgatcaaaaaacctcgatatcgactcccgtgatccgaaaaaattagatttcgatcaaaagttctcgatatcgaatgccatgATTAGCCCCCAGTTTCtactctgtaatgctggtgacattttaaaattttgacaaaattttttatagaaataaaattttgacaaaattttctatagaaataaaattttgacaaaatattttatagaaataaaattttgacaaaattttctatagaagtaaaattttgacaaaattttctatagaagtaaaattttgtcaaaattttctatagaaataaaattttgtcaaaattttctatagaaataaaattttgacaaaatattctatagaaataaaatttttacaaaattttctatagaaaaaaaaaaattgaaataaaattttgtcaaaattttctatagaaataaaattttgacaaaatattctatagaaataaaatgttgacaaaattttctatagaaaaaaaaattgacaaaattttctatagaaataaaattttgtcaaaattttctatagaaataaaattttgacaaaatattctatagaaataaaattttgacaaaattttctatagaaatacaattttgacaaaattttctatagaaataaaattttgacaaaattttctatagaaataaaatttagacaaaattttcaatagaaataaaattttgacaaaattttctatagaaataaaattttgacaacattttttgtaaaaataaaattttgacaaaatttttttgtaaaaataaaattttgataaaattttctatagaaataaaattttgacaaaattttctatagaaataaaattttcacaaaattttctatagaaataaaattttgacaaatgttggaAATGGCAGccccgatttattttcaggctcacttagactattcagtccattgtgataagatatatatgggggaaacccccaatactggcaacactgatgagGATAGATACGATACACCCTATAGGGATTGGGAATGTGATTCTAGAGATGGGCATGGTTTATTGcacatcaagaatatatatttaccTACCTTAACATAACACTTTCCTTGTTATAGAGAAATAATCCACTGCACATTTTTAATAACTTTTCGGTTATGAATCATAATGTTTTATTtatgacattttgcaaaatagactttttctttaacaaataaaaaaaattagagtaTACAAATCTAAATATCCACCTTGGTAGGTTTGTTTTGCTTTTAAAAATTaagatatttgcaaaatttacttaataaatgatttttaataGATTGCCATATGAAAGTGGGGGGAATCAACATGTTTAACAATTAAGAGATTATCTGTGGttttgttagaaaaaaaaaaacacaaaagtgaTAATAATTTAAGATTGATTTAAACTTAAAACTAATAAATCATAAGAATTATTATAATTGTTATAAtagtattaataaaaaatagcaGAACATAATATTGGCTTAATTTCAATATAGGGAAAAAAGAGGAGGACTGGCTTATacaactttattttttcattttatataaactttagaaactactaaaacaaaaatttactaaaaaatttttaatattttctttaaaataaaatatgaatacaaatttaaacaatttctataatattattgggtataaaaaaatccagCGCAATGAAAGTAAAATATACACACTAAATTGTTAAGACTAATTATGTAGagaaagaaatattaaaaaaaaaaactaaaacccaTAAAGAAGAAATACATGCGCACTTTGGTTGTTCTAGTGACACCAAAATTTGAACTTATTGATAAAGTAAAATATAACAATTCATGCAATTAGAATAAATCagctgtataaataaaaataaatgtaccTTTTAGTTATTTTGAGCATATGTTGaagtatatttaattatttaaaaataccaaaaaaaacaaacgaaaaacattttcatttagttttcatttagatatacatatatcatctatatttgtttttgtttttcttcttcataatcATTATGACTGTCTTGACactaatgaaaacaaaatctaaattaaataatttttataattattttaactaaacggaaaGTAGATagcttaataattaattataaaaaaaacccCTCACAGGAAATTGTCATTTCCTTCGATTAAAtcagatttaaattaaatattttatattaagagTTTTTTCATCTTCTTAAAACAAATTCCTAATATTTTTTTCCGTTTATTCTGCTTCGTTATTTGTGTGTAcgtggtttttgtttttatttgtttagaaaattatgttaatataCATGCTaaattgttgttgctttttttgttttttcatatctctatagattatttcttacaaaaatgtACATTGGGGGTTCCTAATGTATAATATTTATGTtagcttgttgttgttgtggttgttCTTATAACTAAATTTTATCCTTTCGCTTTATGTATTAACAATTATGACTTACATTCTGGATAAACgaaatgataataataataataattattaatcaATAatagtaaatattatttaacaaataaaaaattatatataattgtatAGTATTGCTTAAAAGtattaataattttcttcaTCTTTCTTCCATTATCAGCTTTCTTTTAATTCATCCACATtattacaataataaaaaaaattatcattacCTAGATCATCACTTAACACTAGGGTATATAtggtgtatatataaatatatattctatttttttacattacataaacaaaaatcattGTTATTTTCCCTTTCATTCTCCGCATATAAAggagatttcgaaaaaaaaaacaaaacaaaatcattCATATCTATATTGGTATTatgtaacaaaaattataaaaactaacGTTGACGTTGAGAGTGATGTTTTTTTCTAAAGTTTTCTTAACCTCTTTATTTGTGGTTGATTATGGAATTAAAGGGGGAGGATGATTCTGTTGCGGTATAGCAAACGCAAAACAGTATGGTCACAAAGTAAATTGttgtttgttgttattattgtatAAGCATTTCGTCCTTGAGTTTCTTTAAACCAGCTTGAACATAACGGAAAACTTCATAGACATTGCTGTGTAACGTCAATGGACCATTCTCGTGATCCAGAGCTATAAAGAAATCTGGAatagataaaaaacaaataaatgaaaatgttaatttaatataaatacataaagcatataatctgaaaaatctgaagaaaaaaatcgaaactcTGAGAaacctatatacaatttttttttctaattcaatcacaattaaataaaaataaaaaaaaatgaaatgtcttgaatcacaaaaatgatagaatcaatcaaagttttaattggtcGTAAAAAATACtagatcaaaaaattaattgttttcattcatttcatttcatcaaatttaaattatttttttaatttattcaattcaaaatttaattgatgttagttgcaaaactcattttttttataaaaaacgtaactatttttaattgctTTCTTAGCTGCCTTTgtgttttgtttgaaataaatttaaaagagatatgtttgtttcgaatttatttcggcataagccggctatcaatgaaaaaccttttttcggagggttcaagtgtgtttttttttaaactgcctgaatttattctgataattggttgatagttttgctgcaagtagaggatgctgatgaggaatgtggtaattccgaaacgtgcgtccatccaaccatcttgcagtctatagggctttgcccaaataaatttgacaaacattcttttcctctgttggttaagctacactggtagtttagtcaatgtatggttttaagctgcaataaaagacaacaacaatgcttaaagaacaaaaccaacaataacaaaacaaaacaaatggaaaaagaagaggaggctcgctcaaaataaacccagccatgtgaattcaaatcgatgatttgacagtggcataggaaaaagagatatgtttgtttcgaatttatttcggcataagccggctatcaatgtaaaaccttttttcggagggttcaagtgtggtttttgttgggtttaataaactgcctgaatttattctgataattggttgatagttttgctgcaagtagaggatgctgatgaggaatgtggtaattccgaaacgtgcgtccatccaaccatcttgcagtctatagggctttggccaaataaatttgacaaacattctttttctctgttggttaagctacactggtagtttagtcaatgtatggttttaagctgcaataaaagacaacaacaatgcataaatttttattttatttttttattttatttattttcattatgtaatttgaagccacatagcggccaatttatgtaaattacaaatttttatatttaaaatttaattttttttttataaaataaaaatgaaatgaaattcaaaattaaaaagatttatatcacttttttaacagaccagcgttgccaatttaactattttcccgctagatttggacttttttttgaagacgtttagcggggaaaaaataaatgcatttttagttttttacttttttctggcttttttcatgacccttttagctatttttggcttttttattttcgacatgtttctattgaaatatggataaaacggcgtttttatctaagcaaataggccatatcggaccacttttacgtatagcccccatataaaccgacgctcagatttggcttgcgaagcctcttagaggagcaaaattcatccgatccggttgaaatttggtctctcacaaccatgcaaaaattggtccataattatatataacccccatataaactgatgcccagatttggcttgcggagcctctaagagaagcaaatttcatctgatctggctgaaatttgtttcatgatgttagtatatggtctttaacaaacatgcaaaaattggtccacatcggtccataattatatatagcccccatataaaacaatcCCCCGAatttaagagaagctaatttcatctgatctggctgaaatttggtttatggtgttagtatagggtctctaacaaccacgcaaaaattggttcacatcggtccataattatatatagcccccaccatggtgcaatggttagcatgcctgccttgcatacacaagatcgtgggttcgattcctgcttcgaccgaacaccaaaagtttttcagcggtggattatcctacctcagtaatgctggtgacatttctgagggttacaaagcttctctaagtggtttcactgcaatgcggaacgccgttcgaactcggctataagaaggaggtcccttgtcattgagcttaacatagaatcgggcagcactcagtgataagagagaagttcaccaatgtggtatcacaatggactgaatagtctaagagagcctgatatatcgggctgccacctaacctaacctaacctaacctatatagctcccatataaaccgatccccagatttgacctccggagtatcattgatgagaaaaattcatccgactcggatgaaatttggaacgtggcgttagtatatggtctctgacaaccatgcaagaattggtccatatcggtccataattatatgtagcccccatataaaccgatccccagatttgacctccggagccccttggaagagcaaaattcacacgatccggttgaaatttggaaggtggtgttagtatatggtctctgaaaaccatgcaggaattggtccataattatatgtagccccccatataaaccgatccccagatttgacctccggagtcccttggaagagcaaaattctcccgattccggttgaaatttggtacgtggtgttagtatatggtctctaacaaccatgcaaaaattggtccataccggccttaattatatataacccccatttaaaccgatccccagattctacctccggagctattggaggagcaaaattcatccgacccggttgaaatttggtacattgcgctagtatatggccgctaacaaccatgccaaaattcgtccatattggtctatagttatatatatccgaaccccaaaaataatctaccaaaattttatttctatagaaaaatttgtcaaagttttattactatagaaaattttgtcaaaattg encodes:
- the LOC142224377 gene encoding uncharacterized protein LOC142224377 — protein: MKRVQSHNQPKDVATTSKTKLLKNPSEISLTPSQAAEHAKATNRKNPLDALSKPKMGHVIMEKRSGLQDVNEEYLKQNVFRTPAFQKRSNQNESHQSSNNMTSIQEPQQQNHQQFQHHPNTEEHLSQPILSGTTNQTPSHFNAAQIRSSDGTGSKLTDEQLNCSVQGNHNQHHPVYQHSIPEPKMCTTCPNCQTTIYLMPVQTFGQIQQIPNQVPCNESVQQNSSHESGDQNKIQN